The proteins below come from a single Aspergillus oryzae RIB40 DNA, chromosome 5 genomic window:
- a CDS encoding uncharacterized protein (predicted protein) yields the protein MSTAVAPATAAPLTSSHMNRDPSPKNCPTLAPTAGSQSTSTPPRPSGPSRDGSSSKSSPAGRKQTSPASQNGSAPPKVIVKKEPPSSPAMQSHSRPRPRKLDLSTSLPTSGGLSARPPGGPMTAREGVNMHQVGIACLSPGFQTHDPIMREQLQRSLSVRDQQRSIIESRLQRSAKDDGPDGIKPSESSFGLPKASASKRRPPPGLSIVPPSAAQFANERVIQSAPLNQTFTSRHQPQPLTRQVANQSPTLGSTSHLHHIPVTQTNNRLPPLSDVFGSDALGSREQNANRAPFYQNASNSNSSQSNNLPPLPSPRIPGTATQVPKRPREYRSAEEAVQELSGGREDLLPRIVHYGGHQPPTPPSPRAVNGQPKSTAVHPEAAPVPNTQVPPSQPMYPSERTARRRTRSEYEQDNGSPPLGHGPEPHYRQNPALAPGAGASYGPFGAGRDSPETQRRKKEEFLALCARAWDLFHS from the exons ATGTCTACTGCAGTCGCGCCTGCCACAGCTGCCCCGTTAACATCTTCGCACATGAATCGCGATCCAAGTCCCAAAAATTGCCCAACGTTGGCACCCACAGCTGGTAGCCAGTCTACCTCCACTCCACCCCGGCCTTCGGGGCCTTCCCGGGATGGGTCGTCCTCAAAGAGTTCGCCTGcgggaagaaaacaaacgtCGCCTGC ATCGCAAAACGGAAGTGCTCCCCCTAAGGTCATCGTCAAGAAAGAACCCCCTTCTTCGCCTGCCATGCAGTCCCACTCTCGGCCTCGACCGCGGAAATTAGACCTATCAACGAGTCTTCCGACCTCCGGTGGCTTATCAGCCCGCCCTCCTGGTGGTCCTATGACGGCCCGGGAGGGTGTCAATATGCACCAGGTTGGAATCGCTTGCCTATCGCCGGGTTTCCAGACGCACGATCCAATCATGAGAGAACAGTTGCAGAGAAGTCTTTCAGTGAGAGACCAGCAGAGGTCTATAATCGAATCACGGTTGCAAAGGTCCGCCAAGGATGATGGCCCAGACGGAATAAAGCCATCCGAATCCTCGTTCGGTCTCCCCAAGGCTAGTGCTTCGAAGCGGAGGCCTCCCCCAGGCCTCTCCATTGTTCCGCCATCTGCAGCGCAATTTGCCAATGAACGTGTCATCCAATCCGCGCCATTGAACCAGACCTTTACCAGCAGACACCAACCGCAGCCGTTGACACGCCAAGTTGCCAACCAGAGTCCTACATTAGGGTCGACGTCTCATCTTCACCACATCCCTGTTACTCAAACGAACAATCGGCTTCCTCCGCTTTCCGATGTTTTTGGTTCTGATGCTCTGGGCTCTCGTGAACAGAACGCAAACCGTGCGCCGTTTTACCAGAATGCATCCAActccaactcttcccagTCAAACAACCTGCCACCGTTACCATCTCCTAGAATTCCGGGAACCGCCACCCAGGTTCCCAAGCGGCCACGGGAATATCGTTCGGCAGAGGAGGCTGTTCAAGAGCTGTCCGGTGGACGGGAGGACCTGCTGCCACGTATCGTGCACTATGGAGGCCATCAGCCCCCGACTCCGCCATCCCCACGTGCCGTCAATGGCCAACCTAAGTCCACAGCAGTTCATCCAGAAGCGGCACCGGTGCCCAATACTCAGGTTCCTCCCTCCCAACCCATGTACCCTTCCGAGAGGACCGCTCGTCGCCGCACTAGAAGTGAGTATGAGCAAGACAACGGAAGTCCCCCCCTGGGCCACGGTCCTGAACCACATTACCGGCAAAACCCAGCGTTGGCACCCGGAGCAGGAGCTAGCTATGGCCCATTCGGAGCCGGCAGAGACTCGCCTGAGACCCagcggagaaagaaagaagagttTTTGGCACTATGTGCAAGAGCATGGGATCTGTTTCATTCATAa